The genomic window AGTGGCTGTGGGGACCAGCGCTGCAGCGATGGGGCCCCAGCCCCCGACTCTACTGGGTGACCAGGCGGCCTACCCCCACCCGCCAGCCCCAGTGGCGGCGCCAGAAAGCAAAGCACCTCACACTTCGCTGAGCGTTGTTTCCCACCAGGCTCTCGGGGGCCCCGGCCAGGCCCTGTCCCGGGCGGCAGTGGGGACCCAGAGTCTGAAGCCAGACACCGTCGTCTCTGCAGGGGTGCGAGTGGATGCAAGCGGTGCCAACGCGCTCAAGGTCCGTGCCCCGCAGGTGTGGCTGTGGGCAGGTCCACAGGTGTCCCGCGAGCGCCGGGGCGTCACAGGGGCCTCCCCTGGAAGGACAGGGCGATGCGCAGCAGCTCCTGCCCCAGCTCCTGCTGCTGCCCGCCGGGCAGGAAGTCAGCCGCCAGCTCGCGGAAGGTGATGCACACGCGGCGGGCCTGGACGTCGCGGCGGCGGATGGCGTGGTGCCACTGGTGGCGGGCGGCGCCGCCCAGCACGAGCAGCGAGCGGCGGGGCAGGGCCACGGCCACCTCCACCTCTTCACACGGCACGGACCTGCCGGCGGCCATTGGGCCACCGGGCCACGGCTCGGGGAGGTCCGACGGGGCCAGGGAGAGCAGCAGGGAGCCGGACGCCTCCCGCGTGAGGGTCAGCACGGTGGGGGACAGCAGGTTGAGGCTCACCAGCCGCTCGCCCCACAGCCACGTGTCGTCCAGGTGGGGGTCGATGGCCGAGCCACGCTCGGGGCAGTAGTCCAGGTTGCACTGCTCCACGGGCTGGAAGCCAGCCAGCGCCGGGTAGAGGCCCATGCGCCGCACCAGGTCTCGGCTGAAGGCGGGGAGCCCGCTGAACCCCTCTGTCTTCAGCTTCTGCTTCCGGAAGTTGACCCGGGGGCCGTAGTCCTGGAGCAGGGGCACAGACGAGGAGACGCGCAGCTCAGGGCCAGGGGACTCGGGTGGGGGCAGCCCAAAGGTGTGtctggggccgggtgggggggggggacggggacagTCCCAGGCTGTGTCAGGAGCAGGGGAGCCGGGGAACAGCTGAGGCCCAGTGTCCCCAAGGCCACGACCACCCCTGTAGCGCAGGGCAGTGCTGGCATCTTTGCTCTAAAGAACGGCCCACAGCTGTGTGGAAGGGCGGGACCCCAGGAACGGGCGCGTTCCTGGCACCCACAGGGTAGAatgttggggagggagggggacagcagCTCAGTGGCCAGGTCAGGGCACACGCGCCGCTGTGCTGGGACCCCTTTGTGCTGACCCGCCTGGCCTGGCTGGGGAGTCTCGAGAGGCCCCTGCTCAGGACCCCCACACAGGGAGGGGCGGGAAGGCGTCtggggttgaggtgcttgccttgcatgtggtttggTTCCCAGGGCCACATGGTTCCTCAGGCACCACcaagcccatccccacccctgaggaaagaggaaggagagactgCTCCCAGGCGGGGGTGTTCTCGGGGCCGTAGAATGTTCTGGAACTAAAGagtggagatggggctggagcaatagcacagtgggtagggcatttgccttgcatggcatcccatatggtcccccgagcaccaccaggagtaattcctgggcattgctgtgtgtgaccacccccccaaagaaaaaaaagagtggcaACTGAACCAGTCAGTTGGATGGCATGTGGATCCAATATAGAAAGTGAAGAAGTGAAGCAAGCCCAGGAATGTcagaacaaggggctggagcaatagtacagcgggtagggcgtttgccttgcacgcgaccgacccgggttcaattcccagcattccatatggtactctgagcacttccaggggtgattcctgagtgcatgagccaggagtaacccctgtgcattcccaggtgtgacccaaaaagaaaaaaaaatgtcagaacggcccccagcaccctgttgGCGGGATGGGGGCCTTGGGGCAAAGGGCATGGCCTGCTGGTAGTCTCCTCTGGGGGTCCCCCATGTGGAACTGGGATCAGGTGGCAGGTCAGAGATGGGGTGCAGGCAGCAGTGGAGAGAGGGAGTCAGCTGGTTCCTCCACTGGGGGGACGTGCAGGGAGCAGCCTTGGACGGCAGCTGGTGGCCAGCAGGACATCCTGAACTGTAAGGAGGTAGCATGGACCAAGGGGCCCAGTGGGCATGGGGATGAGGCACACGCAGAGGTCACCCCTGCACTCAGCCCACGGTGACGAGGTGTCACGGGTCACTTCCTTCATACAGACAGCGGACGGGTGACAAGGGTAAGGCGGCCTTATCGGCCTGcggagagccgggagagagcgTGGCAGGGAGACCCAGGGCGCGTTCTGAAGGAAGCCGCCAGGAGCGGACCCTGCGGGCGGCAGGTGTGGCTGGAGTCCAGGCTCATTTGGGGCCTCAGGCTTGGACAGTGAGGGTCGGTCACCAGAGTAGGAAGGGGCTGGGCCAAAGGCAGTGCCTGTTGGGTGGGGGCGGTGGGTTAGAGGAAAGGCTGGCCCACGGGGAACAGGAAAGGACAGGAGGGGCTGTGACCCCAGCCAGGCAGGGCACAGGCAGGAACAGGCGCACAGATACAGGAAACAGACCAGGAGAAAACCCGCCAGCCTTCCAGAAAATTCACCACTATCACCAGTGCTGGGCCAGCcagtgggaggggcagggaaagCTGAGGTCCCGCCCGCCTGGCCACCCACTGCTCCatcttgcccctccccccatccgtGGGCCACGCAGAGGTCCGTAAGGGCGCACCTGCTTCCTCCGGCCGGACTGTGAGAGCCTCCAGGGGTCCCGGTCCATCAGCTGCACCAGCTCGGTCTCCTCATCGGGGGTCACGAAGTCCTCGATCAGCGTCACCCCAGAGAAGGGGAAGGCCCAGCCTTCAAAGTCAGACTGCTCAGACCCCACGGCCCAGCCTATGTCCGAGTATATGAAACGGTTTCTCTGCGTGGGAAAAGGGGTGCAGGCACTTGAGCTTTCCTCACAGGGGCTCCTCCGAGAGCATCTGGGAAGAGCCCGAAGGTGCTCAGGCCCATCCTCTTGGGGACGGTCGGCCGAGGGTTGGAGCAGCTGAGGGGATGCCCCTCGCCAGGAACAGAAAGAAACAGTCGCCTAAAACAGACCCGGGGCTGTCCGAGACCACGTTCCAGAGCCCTCCAGTCAAGGTGGGGGGTCTCTGGACCACGTCTGCTgacccgcaaggcagagcttgCCAGATGCAGGCATGCGGGAACCCTCGCTGTGTGGCCCTGGCCCCATCTGCCCAACAGTCCTGTAGTGTTacacgcacatgtgtgtgtgtgtgtgtgtgtgtgtgtgtgtgtgtagcatgcacatgtgcattgGCCTGACTGGCCTGGCCATGTCTGCCCATCAGCTGTGTTGTACAGTGTGTCCCAGCCCAGTCTTGGCCTCGGAGCACCCGCTGGCGCTCCCCCACTGTCAGGTCTACACAGCAGTGAGCACCCCCGTTCAGGTTTAGAGGTGTAACTGCACCGCAGGCCAGAGTCAGGTCCTCTGTGTCCTCACACCGGGCATGTTCCAAGAGGGAAGTTTCCTGATCCTTCCACTTGACCCCCAGACATCATGTGGGGAAGGTGCTGTCCCATGGGGCCCGGTCCCACCCCATGGCTACTCGAAACACAGCTCAGACCTTTGTGTTTGGGGTCTGGCTGGTTTGGGGCACTGGTTATTTGAGGGGCGGTGCCTGGAACCCAGAGCTTCAGACCTGCAGTGCATGTGCTCTACAGGTCAGCCTCCTCCCAGCACCTTTACCTCTGCATTTGTTTGGGGCCCTGACAGGTGGTATTCCCAgggatgcggggatcgaacctgggtcagctgctctgtactatcgctccaggcacATTTTTCAGGAGGAGATtttcacctgtgctcagggaccactcccggtgGTGACGGCAGACCCTTTGTGGTTCCAGGAATCCAaccccgggtgggctgcatgcacaACAACTGCCTGACCCGCTGTCCTCTCTTTGAGACTTAGCACAGACACGGGCGGTTTCCGCCCTGACCTCCCACCTTCCTATCTGCTCTGCCAATTTGAATTGGCAAATTGAATTTCATCCGATTATCAAATCACATAAGCTTCCTTTAAAACCAAGTGCTCCTCGGTACTCAGCACAAGTCCAGCCCGCTCAGTGGCCACGGGCCCACCCACACCTGGGGGGCGGTGCCTTCACCTCCCCCACACCTTCCCCAAACTGGAAGGCCTTACAGTCACCCAAAATCCCGTGTCCTTTTCCCTAAATTAGAATCAATTTCCTCCTTGCCCACTACGGGCCACAGACTTTCGGGCACCCTGCTTGTGGCTTCTAGCACCCTTCTTGCCCTCCCGGTGTCCTCTgtccaggggccccgggggctgCTGTCTGATTTTCCCCAAGTGCTACACCCCAGGCCCCTGCTCGCCCGAGCCCGCACCCCAGCGCTCCATCTCACCCCGCACGGTGCAGACCGTGACAGCTCCTGGCACGCCGGACCCAGCCACACGAAGGATGGAGGCGtcggggtaggggggtgggatggCCTCTCTCCCGGTCCTTACCTGTGGGGCGTGCTGCCAGGAAGGGTCGTCCCCGCTCTGCTCCTCGCAGATCAAGCAGGTCCGGATGCCCTTGCAGCCGCATTCCCGGGGGATCCCCGGGGTCGCCACAGCTGTCGCCGCCATCGCTGCTGCTGGCGGCCAGTGCGCAGGCGCGGCGCGCGCGGGCCGCCGGGAGTTGTAGTCCGAGCGCGGCGGAGACCGCTGGGGGTTGTAGTCCGTGTGCGCGGGGCCCTCTGGGGGTTGTAGTCCGAGAGCGGTGGAGGGGACGCTTCCTTCCGGTCCTCTCTGCAAACCACAAACGCTTTGAGCACGGTACCGCCTCCTGCTTTCGACTCGGGAGGCGGCCACACGACTCGCAGCCGCACATCCATGGCCACGGGACCCCTCACGTCTCGGCTGCTGATGCAGCGGGGCCGCCCCAAGACCGACCGGCTGGGCAAGATCCGGAACCTGGAGTAGGCGGCGGCCCTGGGGTTCTGTGGACCGTTCGCGCGCGCGGGGACGTTAGGAGGGCGCGGGGCGGCAGGGAGCTCAACTGCCCCGGGGACCGGGCGTTGGACGGCGGCGCAACGGCCAGGCGGGGGGAGGACACTGACTGGCGGAGAGTGGGCGGGGGCCCGGGGAGCAGGGGAACCTCGGGCGCCCCGGGTTAGGTGGGTGTGGGTGGAGAGGCCGGGTGGACCCGGCAGGTGAAAGTTGTTCTGGGCATCCTGGACTGCGGCAGGAGACCCGCCACCCCCTAAACGAGGCCTCCCCTCGCTCCCCagcctctctgggctggagctacTCTCGGAGCACTTGGACCCCAAGTTGCTGAGCCGCCTGAagcagctgcaggagctggaCGTCTCCAACAACCAGCTGGACTCGCTACCCCCCAACCTGGGCCTGGGGCACCTGCGGGTCCTGCACTGCTCCCACAACCAGCTGACCGACGTCACCTCCCTGGGCCAGTTCCCACATCTGGAGGAGCTCAGCCTAGAGGGAAACCCCTTCCTGACTGTAAGTGGGgagcccctgcccccagggcttcgggggagggggggccccaTTTCGCTTATAGATCTTTGCCTC from Sorex araneus isolate mSorAra2 chromosome 4, mSorAra2.pri, whole genome shotgun sequence includes these protein-coding regions:
- the ALKBH4 gene encoding alpha-ketoglutarate-dependent dioxygenase alkB homolog 4 encodes the protein MAATAVATPGIPRECGCKGIRTCLICEEQSGDDPSWQHAPQRNRFIYSDIGWAVGSEQSDFEGWAFPFSGVTLIEDFVTPDEETELVQLMDRDPWRLSQSGRRKQDYGPRVNFRKQKLKTEGFSGLPAFSRDLVRRMGLYPALAGFQPVEQCNLDYCPERGSAIDPHLDDTWLWGERLVSLNLLSPTVLTLTREASGSLLLSLAPSDLPEPWPGGPMAAGRSVPCEEVEVAVALPRRSLLVLGGAARHQWHHAIRRRDVQARRVCITFRELAADFLPGGQQQELGQELLRIALSFQGRPL